The Deltaproteobacteria bacterium genome has a window encoding:
- a CDS encoding 2-isopropylmalate synthase, translating to MKTQPIPTKRPMPVDKYRPFTPVDIPDRTWPNRTITRAPLWCSVDLRDGNQALVEPMGPERKRRMFEALVAMGFKEIEVGFPSASQPDFDFVRWLIEADAIPEDVTIQVLTQAREPLIRRTFESIRGARRAIVHLYNSTSTLQRRVVFGLDRAGIVDVAAEGTRVARELAATMPATDVRFEYSPESFTGTELDFAIEICERVMDLWQPTPERPIILNLPATVEMSTPNVYADMIEWFGRRVTRRDAIVLSVHPHNDRGCAVAAAELAVMAGADRVEGTLFGNGERTGNVDVVTLAMNLVSQGVDPRLDVSDIDALVAVAEHCNRLPVHPRHPYAGTLVYTAFSGSHQDAINKGLAAQRASGSGIWEVPYLPIDPADVGRSYEAVIRVNSQSGKGGVAYLLERDYGLALPRALQVEF from the coding sequence ATGAAGACGCAGCCCATCCCAACGAAGCGACCGATGCCGGTCGACAAGTACCGACCGTTCACGCCGGTCGACATTCCGGACCGCACCTGGCCGAATCGCACCATCACGCGGGCGCCGCTCTGGTGCAGCGTCGACCTCCGCGACGGCAACCAGGCGCTCGTCGAGCCGATGGGTCCGGAGCGCAAGCGGCGCATGTTCGAGGCCCTGGTCGCGATGGGATTCAAGGAGATCGAAGTCGGCTTCCCGAGCGCCTCGCAACCCGACTTCGACTTCGTGCGCTGGCTGATCGAGGCCGACGCGATCCCCGAGGACGTCACGATCCAGGTGCTGACCCAGGCCCGCGAGCCACTGATCCGCCGCACCTTCGAGTCGATCCGCGGCGCGCGCCGCGCGATCGTCCACCTCTACAACTCCACCTCGACCCTGCAGCGGCGGGTCGTCTTCGGGCTCGACCGTGCGGGCATCGTCGACGTCGCGGCCGAGGGCACGCGGGTCGCGCGCGAGCTGGCGGCGACGATGCCCGCGACCGACGTCCGCTTCGAGTACTCGCCCGAGAGCTTCACCGGCACCGAGCTCGATTTCGCGATCGAGATCTGCGAGCGCGTGATGGACCTCTGGCAACCGACGCCCGAGCGCCCGATCATTCTCAACCTGCCCGCGACGGTCGAGATGTCGACCCCGAACGTCTACGCCGACATGATCGAATGGTTCGGCCGCCGCGTCACCCGCCGCGACGCCATCGTCCTGAGCGTCCATCCCCACAACGACCGCGGCTGCGCGGTCGCCGCGGCGGAGCTTGCCGTGATGGCGGGAGCGGATCGGGTCGAGGGCACGCTGTTCGGCAACGGCGAGCGGACCGGCAACGTCGACGTCGTGACGCTGGCGATGAACCTGGTCTCGCAAGGCGTCGATCCGAGGCTCGACGTCTCCGACATCGACGCGCTGGTGGCGGTCGCCGAGCACTGCAACCGCCTGCCCGTGCACCCGCGCCACCCCTACGCCGGGACGCTCGTCTACACGGCGTTCTCGGGCTCGCACCAGGACGCCATCAACAAGGGACTGGCCGCGCAGCGCGCGAGCGGCTCCGGCATCTGGGAGGTCCCGTACCTGCCGATCGATCCCGCCGACGTCGGCCGCAGCTACGAAGCCGTGATCCGCGTCAACAGCCAGTCCGGGAAGGGCGGGGTCGCGTATCTCCTGGAGCGCGACTACGGGCTCGCGCTGCCGCGGGCGCTGCAGGTCGAGTTC
- a CDS encoding Uma2 family endonuclease yields MRRASVRRMHHYSYREYLALEEISNVKHEFLDGEIYAMTGSSVMHAGLTAVVSGMLLQQLRYGPCRVFSSDLRVRVLATGLATYPDVSIICGEPELDPESKHTITNPRVVVEVSSKSTERYDRGLKLQHYQKIPTLGAVVLVSQRAQRIEVWSRGPDDAWTSRVSGPGEVADIPAIECTLRVDEVYR; encoded by the coding sequence ATGCGCCGCGCTAGCGTTCGTCGGATGCACCACTACTCGTATCGAGAGTACCTCGCCCTCGAAGAAATCAGCAACGTCAAGCACGAGTTTCTCGACGGCGAGATCTACGCCATGACCGGCAGCTCGGTGATGCACGCCGGGCTCACGGCTGTCGTCTCGGGCATGCTGCTCCAACAGCTCCGGTACGGACCCTGCCGCGTCTTCAGCTCGGATCTGCGGGTTCGCGTATTGGCCACGGGGCTCGCCACGTATCCCGACGTGAGCATCATTTGCGGCGAGCCCGAGCTCGATCCCGAGAGCAAGCACACGATCACGAATCCGCGCGTCGTCGTCGAGGTGTCGAGCAAATCGACCGAGCGATACGACCGCGGTCTCAAGCTGCAACACTACCAGAAGATCCCGACGCTCGGTGCCGTCGTGCTCGTCTCGCAACGTGCGCAACGCATCGAGGTGTGGTCGCGCGGACCCGACGACGCGTGGACGAGCCGCGTGAGCGGACCGGGCGAGGTCGCGGACATCCCCGCCATCGAGTGCACGCTCCGCGTCGACGAGGTCTATCGCTAG
- a CDS encoding alpha/beta fold hydrolase codes for MDDDVRFVTANGLRFGYLESGTGPLVLLVHGFPDTAHSWDATRPGLAAAGFRAVAVFTRGYAPTDVPPTEAYDSDTLGRDLLALVDALGGTPAVIVGHAGRALHAPRAPRRVQPRAPTRARAGANDLAPALFAYPGPIALGSALRE; via the coding sequence ATGGACGACGACGTGCGCTTCGTCACGGCCAACGGCCTGCGCTTCGGCTACCTCGAGTCCGGTACGGGGCCGCTCGTGCTGCTCGTGCACGGCTTCCCCGACACCGCCCACTCGTGGGACGCGACGCGCCCCGGGCTCGCCGCCGCGGGGTTCCGCGCGGTCGCCGTCTTCACACGCGGCTACGCGCCGACCGACGTGCCGCCGACCGAGGCCTACGACTCCGACACGCTCGGGCGGGACCTGCTCGCGCTCGTCGACGCCCTGGGTGGCACGCCTGCGGTGATCGTCGGGCATGCCGGGCGGGCACTTCATGCACCCCGAGCACCCCGACGTGTTCAACCGCGAGCTCCTACGCGTGCTCGAGCGGGTGCGAACGATCTAGCCCCCGCGCTCTTCGCCTATCCGGGACCCATCGCGCTCGGCAGCGCGCTTCGCGAATGA
- a CDS encoding HNH endonuclease, which yields MSFFLVEVSEEEIRRERQKARDLRATQWWKRKRAAGICQHCGGKFAAEDLTMDHLVPIVRGGKSTKGNVVPSCKPCNTARKHDLPF from the coding sequence ATGTCGTTCTTCCTCGTCGAGGTCTCCGAAGAAGAGATCCGCCGCGAGCGCCAGAAGGCACGCGATCTCCGCGCGACCCAGTGGTGGAAGCGCAAGCGCGCTGCCGGGATCTGCCAGCACTGCGGCGGCAAGTTCGCGGCCGAGGATCTCACGATGGACCATCTCGTGCCGATCGTCCGCGGCGGCAAGTCGACGAAGGGAAACGTCGTGCCGAGCTGCAAGCCGTGCAACACGGCGCGCAAGCACGACCTCCCATTCTGA